CCGGACGTCATCCCTTGGTACTCCTCAGCAGGTGCGGATCGGATGCGATACGTGTAGTCAGAATGGCGAGCCTACCCGCTCCTGATGGCCCAAACGGGTGACTCGGATCGCATCGGCTCGCTGACCTGGGGATCAACCCGCGCGTCTGTGTTGTTTGGGACGAGATCGTTTCTCGATGTACATCCGCTCGTCGGCGGACTTCAACACTTCGTCCGCGGTCATGCCGCAGTGCGCCCACCCGATGCCGAAGCTGGCGCCCACGCGGACGGCCCGTCCTTCGGCGCGGATCGGCTGGATTATCTCGTTGCGAAGACGTACGGCCAGGTCGGCGGCGTCGGCCTTACCGAGCCCGTTGGCGAGGATCACGAACTCGTCGCCGCCGAGCCGGGCCACGGTGTCGCCGTCACGCACGCACTGGGACAGCCGCCTGGCGACCTCGATGAGCACCGCGTCACCCGCGTTGTGCCCGAACCGGTCGTTGATCGACTTGAAGCCGTCGAGGTCGCAGAAGAGCACCGCGAGCCCCTTGGTGCCGTCGTCGCGCTCCCCCTGGGGGGCCACAGTGTGCACATGGTGGTCGAACCCGTCGTACGCCTCGGAGACGCCGGCGGGAAAGTCGAAGCCGTGGCCGTTCGCGTCGAAGGTGGGGTGTCCGAAGGCCGCGTCCACGGACTCCAGCTCGCCCGCGTGGGTGGAGCGCTGACAGAGCCGGGAGGACAGGCGCGTACGCAGTTCGGCGGAGTTCGGCAGGCCGGTCAGGGAGTCGTGGGAGGCACGGTGGGCGAGCTGGAGCTCGCGGCGCTTGCGCTCCTCTATGTCCTCGACGTGCGTGAGCAGGAAACGCGGCCCGTCGGCGGCGTCGGCGACGACGGAGTTGCGCAGGGACACCCAGACGTAGGTGCCGTCCCGGCGCCCCAGGCGCAGCTCGGCCCGTCCGCCCTCCGCGGAGGTCCGCAGCAGGGTGCCTATGTCCTCGGGGTGGACGAGGTCCGAGAAGGAGTAGCGGCGCATCGCGGACGCGGGGCGGCCGAGCAGCCGGCACAGGGCGTCGTTGGTGCGCAGGATCCGGCCGTGCTGGTCGCCGCCCATCTCGGCGATGGCCATGCCGGAGGGGGCGTACTCGAAGGCCTGCCGGAAGCTCTCCTCGCTGGCTCTGAGCGCCTGCTGTTCCCTTTCGAGCCTGACCAGTGCGCGCTGCATGTTCGCGCGTAGACGCGCGTTGCTGATCGCGATGGCGGCCTGGAACGAGTACATCTGGAGCGCTTCGCGTCCCCATGCGCCCGGTCGGCGGCCGTTGCGCGGCCGGTCCACGGACAGGACGCCGATCAGTTCGCCGCACTGGCCGCCGCTCTGCGCGCTCGGCGTGTACATGGGCGCGAACAGCCGGTCGGAGGGGTGCCACTCGTCCTCGAAACGGGGCGCGGGTCCGTCGGTGTACCACTGCGGTACGTCGTCGTCGTCGAGGACCCAGCCCTCGGTGTGGGGTATGAAGACCAGGTCGCCCCAGGTCTCCCCCATGCTCAGCCGGCGCTCCCAGGAGTCACGGGAGCCCACCCGGCCGGTGATCAGCGACTCGGCCGCCTGATTGCCGGAGAAGGCGGCGACCACGAGGTCGCCGTCGGGGCGTACGAGATTGACGCACGCCAGCTCGTAGCCAAGTGCCTGGGTCACGCCGTTCGCCACTGTCTGCAGTGTGTCCGCAAGGCTGCGGGCCGTGTTCATGTCGGCCATGACCTCGTGCAGCTGTCGCAGGGACGCAAGCTGGACGTACGGCTCCGACTCGGTCTCCATTGCCCGCCCTCCCCCCGAGACCTCGCAGTGAATCAAGGGTTCTCTCTGGCGTATCTCCAGTGCGGTTTCGGTGATCCGCTCTGTCGGTACTTCTCCGCCACTGAATCACAGCGCGCTGCCCACTCGGTACACAGGGTCAACAATTAGTACCTCTTGTGACTCAAGTCACAGCGAAAGATGAACAATTGAGTGGTGTTTCTGCGATTTACCTGTGCGTTTACTGAACGCAAACTTTGGGTGTTTGTGGAAGGTGTGCACATCTCCGCCGGTAGACCTAGGTCCGACCTCGGACGAAGGCCCGATGCGGCTCCCCGGGCAGCCGCATAGCGTTTCGGACATGCCCCGGACTCCCCTCGCCACCCCCGCCCCGATGATCCCCGCAGCCGCTTCCGGGCATGCTGTGGGGGTGAGCAACGACGAGTTCCGCGCCGCCATGTCACAGCTGGCCGCCGGCGTGGTCCTGGTGACCGCGTTCGAGCCTCCGCTCGACGCCGAAGGACCGAGCGGCGAGGACATCGGCATGACGGCGACGGCGTTCCTGTCGGTCTCCCTGGACCCGCCTCTGGTGCTGGTCAGCCTGCGTACGGGCTCCCGCATGGACGATCTGCTCGACGAACAGCCCCACTGGGCGGTCTCCGTCCTGTCCGAGAGCCAGCGCCACATCGCCGGCCGCTTCGCCATGAAGAACCGCATCAGCGACCGCCTCCTGTTCGAGGACATCCCCTACGTCCGCGGCGAGGCGACCGGCGCCGCACTCGTGGGCGGCGCCCTCGCCACCCTGGAGTGCCGCACGGAACAACGCGTGGAGGCCGGCGACCACACCCTGGTGATCGGCCGCGTCCTGACAGCCGCCGCCCCGATCGCGGACGGCGGCCCGCTGGCATATTTCCGCGGACGGTACCGGCAGCTCGGCTGAATTCCCTGGCCGCCGGCCGACGGCCCGGACTAGGTTCCCCGGATGACCTCCGCAACCTTCGCACCTCGCCTCGAAGAGATCACACCCGGGAATTTCGAAAGCGCCACCGGTATACGAGTGCACCCCGAGCAGGAATTCGCGATCTCCCCCGTGATGCAGTCCCTCGCCGAGGCATACGTCCATCCCGCGGGAGTGGCCTGGCCGCGCCTGATCGTCGACGGCGACCGCACGGTCGGCTTCCTCATGGCCTTCCTCGACATCGACTGGCGCGCCGAGGGCGGCAGCCTGCGCCGCTCCGGCCTGTGGCGGCTGAACATCGCGGCCGGCGAGCAGGGCATGGGATACGGCCGTTTCGCGGTCGAGTCCGTCGCCGCGGAGCTGCGCCGCCGGGGCACGAAGGAGCTGTACGTCACCTGGCACGAGGGGCCGCACGGCCCGGCGGACTTCTATCTGAATCTCGGCTTCCGCCGGACCGGGGAACTGAGCGGGGACGAGACGGTGGGAGTGCTCGGCCTCGGCTGAGCCAGGGGGACGCGCTGTTGTGCCGCCCGTTCCCGATCTGTGGTGATGCCGATCGCGGCGATCCCGTCGTGTACGAACGTGAACGGCGGCAGCCGGTCGACAGCCCGCTGCCCGGTGCCGCGCCGTCAGCCCCAGTCCCGGCCCGTCCGGCCCCGCTTGGTGTCCGAGCGCTGCTTCTTCTCCCGCAACCGGCGTTCGTTGATCCCGCGCGGGATACGGGTGGCCCGGCGCGGCTTCGGCGGCGGAGCCGTGGCCTCGGCGAGGAGCGCAGCCAGACGTACGGCGGCGGTCTCACGGTTGCGCCACTGCGAACGGTGCTCGGAGGCGCGGACGGTGACGACGCCGTCGACGAGCCGCCCGGCCAGTTTCTCCAGCGCCCGCTGCTTCCACACCTCGGGGAACGCCTCGGTCCGCTCGATGTCGAAGCGCAGCTCGACCTGCGTGTCACTGGTGTTGACGTGCTGTCCGCCGGGCCCGGACGACCGCGAGAAACGCCACATGAGCTCGGCCTCGGGGAGCGAGACGGAGCCGCGGATGACATAGGGACCGGACATGAGGTCCATGTTCCCGGCTCTGTCCGGTCCACGTCACCCCAATATCGCCGGACCGCCCCGCTTCCTTGGTAAAGAAAGTAAAGACACAGGGAACCTTGGGCACCCCTCGCGGCGTTCATACGGGTAGCTGTAGCTTCAAGGCCGTACCGCCGTACATAGACGTCTTAACGAGGGAAGGACTCCCAAACCATGGCTGTAAGCCTGTCCAAGGGTGGCAACGTCTCGCTCACCAAGGAGGCTCCGGGCCTGACCGCCGTCACCGTGGGCCTCGGCTGGGACGTCCGCACGACCACCGGCACGGACTTCGACCTCGACGCCTCCGCGATCGCGGTCAACCTGGAGGGCAAGGTCTATTCGGACGGCCACTTCGTCTTCTTCAACAACAAGGAGACCCCGGACAAGACCATCGTCCACACCGGCGACAACCGCACGGGTGAGGGCGCGGGCGACGACGAGGCGATCAAGGTCAACCTCGCCGGCCTCCCGGCCGACATCGACAAGATCGTCTTCCCGGTCTCGATCTACGACGCGGAGAACCGCTCGCAGAACTTCGGCCAGGTCCGCAACGCCTACATCCGCATCCTGAACGAGGCCGGCGGCGCCGAGATCGCCCGCTACGACCTCTCCGAGGACGCGGCGACGGAGACGGCCATGGTCTTCGGCGAGCTCTACCGCAACGGCGCGGAGTGGAAGTTCCGCGCGGTCGGCCAGGGCTACGCCTCCGGCCTGGTCGGCATCGCCACGGACTTCGGCGTCAACGTCTGAGGTTCACTGCGCTGAGTGAGCGGGAGCCCCTGGTCGTACCGGCCGGGGGCTCCGGCGTTTCTGCCCTCTACGCCTGCGAGACGAACGCAGTCCAGGCGGCGGGGGTGACGGTGAACCGGGGGCCGGTGACGTCGTCGTTCTTGGAGTCGCGGATGTGGATGGTGCGGGGGGCTACGGCGATCTCGACGCAGGAGTTGCCATCATTGCCGCTGCTGTAACTGCTCTTGAACCAGTCCAGCGCGATCTCGACGCAGGAGTTGCCGTCATTGCCGCCGCTGTAACTGCTCTTGAACCACGCCAGGTTGGCGACGTCCCCGGCAGCGGGCTTGCGGATCATGTTTCTCCCAGCAGTTGCTCGACGAGGACCAGCGACTCCCCCGGCGGGAGAGCCTGCGCCCGGATGGTGCCATACCGCAGCTCAAGGATGCGCAGTTGTTTCGGGTCCGAGGTCGGGCGGCCGTTGAACGCACCGTCGGAGCGCCCCACCGCCGTACCGTCCGGGAACTTCAGCACCTCGATCCGCCCGTCCAGACCGGAGTGGATCTCGGAGTTCAACGGCATCACCTGAAGCACGACGTTGTGCAACCGTCCCACCTCCAGCAGATGTTCGAGCTGCTGTCGCCACACCATTGTGCCTCCGATGGGACGACGCAGGGCCGCCTCTTCCAGCACGAAGTGGATGGACGGGGCCGGGTCCCGTTCGAAGACCGACTGCCGGGCCAGGCGAGCGGTCACCATGCGTTCCACGTCGTCAGGTGAGTAGGGCGGCTGAGCCGCCGAGATCACTGCCCGCGCGTGTTCCGGCGTCTGCAACAGTCCATTGACGCTGTTGCACTCATACACCCCGATCTCCACCGCCTGCCCCTCCAACTTGGCCAGCTCCCGCACCTTCTTGGGATACCGGACCTTCCTCACGTCCTCCTTCATCGCGGAGATGAGTCCACCCGCCCCCAGGACCTCGTCGGCCCTGTCGAGATAGTCGAGGCGGGGGATCCGCTTGCCGCCCTCGACCTTGTAAACAAGATCCTCGCCGTACCCCACCGCCTCCCCGAACTCGCCGGCCCGCATCCCCACCGCCTCCCGCCGCAGCTTCAGTTGCCGTCCGACGGTCGCGATGACCGCGACACCCCACTCGTCGTCAGGGTCGACCTCCCACCCCGCCTCGACCGCCTCCGCCTGGCCGTCCACACTCATCGCGCGCCCCTCCGCCGTACGTCCGTGTCCGCGACGCCCCTACCCGTACGTCCGCCCCCGACAGCCCGGACACGACCGGACAAGCTCCGGACAGTCACCGTACGCATCGGCGTCGTCACTGTTCACGGTAAGCATCGACGGCCACGCTGAGTGACGTGAATCAAGGAACCTCCGTCATCCGCAACTTCAGCATCCAGCTGTCCCCCACCCCGCGTGGAGCCCGTCTGGCCCGGCTGCTGGCCTGCGAGCAACTGCGCGAGTGGGGGCTGCCGTTGCACCCGGCGGAGCACATCGTGGCGGAGCTGGCGGTGAACGCGGCCACGCACGGCCGGGTCCCGGGGCGCGACTTCCGCCTCACGCTCTACGTCGTCGCGGACACCCTGCGCATCGAGGTCACGGACACCCGGGGTGACCGTATGCCGCACCCCGAACTCCCTGCACCGGAGGCCGAGTCGGGCCGGGGCCTAGTGCTGGTGGACGCGCTCGCCGACCGGTGGGGCGTCGCGCCGGGACCCCGCCCCCGCAAGACGGTGTGGGCGGAAATCGACCTGTCACCGACGTCCGGAAACCCGGGCTTCGGTGGGTCCGTGCTGCGGTGGGTCGGGACGCCTTCCCAAGGATTGAAATGAGGGTGAAAGAACCCGACCAAACCCCACCCCTCCCGCCCAGCAAGCGACTCACTCTCGCGAGTGAACATCACCAACTCAGCTGGATTTCGCCCCGGTTGCCTGCCCTACAGTCGGCGCAACACAACTGCAGACATACAACGGCCCTCGCCGGGACTGGCATCCCAATGCGAGGGCCTGACCACCAAGGAAGAGATCGCTTCCCGATGGACACCCAAAACCCTAGCGCGCCCTCGCGCGCCCGGTCCCGTGTTGGCACCAAGAACCACCCGAACCGGGACCCCGAAGCCGAACCCGGCGGCGGTCTGCTCCACGAACACACCCGCCACACCACCCGCTTCACGGTGATCGGCAACCACCTGGCCCAGCACCCGGAGCTGTCGCTCCTGGCCATCGGCCTGGCCGCACACCTCCAGTCGCTGCCACAGGGCGCCTGCGCCGACATCAAGTCCCTGGCCGCCCGCTTCCCCGAAGGCCCGACCCGGATCGCCGCCGCCCTGCGCGAGCTGGAGACCCACGGCTACCTGCGCCGCGAACGGCGCCGCATCCCCGGCGGCCGCATCGTCACCCGCACGATCTCCTGCAACCAGCCGAGCCCACGCGGCCAGGCGGCCCCGGCACGGACACCGGTACGCACGGCACGAGCGTCCGCGCACGACACCCCGAGCCCCAGGAAAGGCTCGCGTCCCCTCCCGGCGGTACCGCACCCTGCCCACCCGTCCCCCGGACTCCTCCAGAAGGCCACCGACCTCCTCGCCGGCCTGCGCCGCATCGACTCCCGCCTGCCGCTCTCCGCCCAGGACACCGGCCACCTCGCCCCCGGAGTCGCCGCCTGGCTCGAACGGGACGTCACCCCCACCGCCGTACGCGACGCCCTGACCGCCGACCTCCCTCCCGACGGCCCCCGCCGCCCCGCAGCCCTCCTGGCCCACCGCCTGAACGCCCTGCTGCCACCCCTGCCACCCGCTCGCCCCGCTGCCGGGCCCCCACCCGCCGTCATCCACCCCCTCCAGAACTGCGACGGCTGCAACCGCGCCTTCCGCGCCCCCGAACGAGGCCGCTGCCGCGACTGTCGATGCGATCTTCGGGGGGCCACCTAGCATGGACGTGACGATCCTGGCCCCTGGGCACAGACGAGGAGCGCGCGCCATGACCATCGCCCCGGACAACGCACGGCAAGGCGCATCCCACCTGTACCGGACCATGCGGGACTTCATGCAGGCCATGGACGACTCCCTCCCCGGCAAATTCGAGATCACCAAGGAAGGGATCGTCCACGACATGATGTCGCCGGGAGGACCGCATGAGGTCACGGCAGCTCACATCAGCCGGCGACTGGAGAAAGTCATGCCGGACGAGCTGCTGGCCCACAACGGCACCCCCGACGTGGAGGACGAGCCCGAGGGCATCATGCGCCACCCTGACGTCATGGTGATCGCGTGGACCGATCTGAACACCGAAGGTTCCATCGACCCGCATACCCTCGTGGCCGCCATCGAGGTCGTCTCCCGCTCCAACCCCGACAACGACTGGGTGGGCAAGGTCCGCGACTACCCCCTGATCGGCATCCCCATCTACGCGATCTTCGACCCCCGCACCGGCACCGGCGCCGTCCTCACCGACATCCACCCCACCCCCGAGGGCCCCCGCTACGCCACCCGCAAGGACTTCGTCTACGGCGAGGACGTCACCATCGGCGACTGGACCATCTCCACGGAGAACCTGCCGCGCTACAAGGACTGAATCCGTACGCCGCCGATTCTGCGCCGACTCGCGTAGGCCGGCGTGGCTGAGACGATGCCCCTGTGAACTCCCTCCCGCACGTCCACATCGGTCCTGGTCATGACCGGCCGCAACTCCTGGAGCCCAGGCGTGCCGAGCCCGGTGAGTGGCCGAAATTCGAGGCCGCCCTCGCTGTGGTCAACCGCGACGTGACGGCCACCCTGCCCGGCCAGGACGCGCTGATACTGATGGTCGCCCCGTCCGGGCAGCCGCTGCCGCCGAGCTGGATCGACAGGGACCATGTCTATGTGGCGATGCCGGACGGCCGTTGGCAGGGCAACGCGGTGAACGCCGACCTGGAGGAGCACGACCCGCCGGAGCCGGATGACGCGATGACGGCCCTGAGCCTGGTCGCGGAGGCGGCACAGGACACGATCATGGAGCTGCTCTGGCAGGCCTGGCCGATCTGCCGGGAACACAAGACCGGAATGCACCTTCGTCCAGCAGGGTCCACCGACGACGGGTGCGGGGGCGAAGCAGACGCGTCGGACCCAACGGCGTGGTGGTGCCGGGGCAGCCGGGACCGCACATCCCACGACGTCTCCCTGGTGGGCGAGTTGGCCGCCACCCTGCCGGGTAAGGAGCGTCGTGCACTGCGGCGCAGCGAGCGTGAACGGGACGGCGATCGATAGCAGCGCCGACCGTCGTACAGCGGTC
This is a stretch of genomic DNA from Streptomyces sp. NBC_00285. It encodes these proteins:
- a CDS encoding DUF397 domain-containing protein yields the protein MIRKPAAGDVANLAWFKSSYSGGNDGNSCVEIALDWFKSSYSSGNDGNSCVEIAVAPRTIHIRDSKNDDVTGPRFTVTPAAWTAFVSQA
- a CDS encoding TerD family protein; its protein translation is MAVSLSKGGNVSLTKEAPGLTAVTVGLGWDVRTTTGTDFDLDASAIAVNLEGKVYSDGHFVFFNNKETPDKTIVHTGDNRTGEGAGDDEAIKVNLAGLPADIDKIVFPVSIYDAENRSQNFGQVRNAYIRILNEAGGAEIARYDLSEDAATETAMVFGELYRNGAEWKFRAVGQGYASGLVGIATDFGVNV
- a CDS encoding Uma2 family endonuclease; protein product: MTIAPDNARQGASHLYRTMRDFMQAMDDSLPGKFEITKEGIVHDMMSPGGPHEVTAAHISRRLEKVMPDELLAHNGTPDVEDEPEGIMRHPDVMVIAWTDLNTEGSIDPHTLVAAIEVVSRSNPDNDWVGKVRDYPLIGIPIYAIFDPRTGTGAVLTDIHPTPEGPRYATRKDFVYGEDVTIGDWTISTENLPRYKD
- the arfB gene encoding alternative ribosome rescue aminoacyl-tRNA hydrolase ArfB, whose amino-acid sequence is MDLMSGPYVIRGSVSLPEAELMWRFSRSSGPGGQHVNTSDTQVELRFDIERTEAFPEVWKQRALEKLAGRLVDGVVTVRASEHRSQWRNRETAAVRLAALLAEATAPPPKPRRATRIPRGINERRLREKKQRSDTKRGRTGRDWG
- a CDS encoding helix-turn-helix domain-containing protein, which codes for MSVDGQAEAVEAGWEVDPDDEWGVAVIATVGRQLKLRREAVGMRAGEFGEAVGYGEDLVYKVEGGKRIPRLDYLDRADEVLGAGGLISAMKEDVRKVRYPKKVRELAKLEGQAVEIGVYECNSVNGLLQTPEHARAVISAAQPPYSPDDVERMVTARLARQSVFERDPAPSIHFVLEEAALRRPIGGTMVWRQQLEHLLEVGRLHNVVLQVMPLNSEIHSGLDGRIEVLKFPDGTAVGRSDGAFNGRPTSDPKQLRILELRYGTIRAQALPPGESLVLVEQLLGET
- a CDS encoding ATP-binding protein translates to MNQGTSVIRNFSIQLSPTPRGARLARLLACEQLREWGLPLHPAEHIVAELAVNAATHGRVPGRDFRLTLYVVADTLRIEVTDTRGDRMPHPELPAPEAESGRGLVLVDALADRWGVAPGPRPRKTVWAEIDLSPTSGNPGFGGSVLRWVGTPSQGLK
- a CDS encoding GNAT family N-acetyltransferase, with the translated sequence MTSATFAPRLEEITPGNFESATGIRVHPEQEFAISPVMQSLAEAYVHPAGVAWPRLIVDGDRTVGFLMAFLDIDWRAEGGSLRRSGLWRLNIAAGEQGMGYGRFAVESVAAELRRRGTKELYVTWHEGPHGPADFYLNLGFRRTGELSGDETVGVLGLG
- a CDS encoding helix-turn-helix domain-containing protein, which gives rise to MDTQNPSAPSRARSRVGTKNHPNRDPEAEPGGGLLHEHTRHTTRFTVIGNHLAQHPELSLLAIGLAAHLQSLPQGACADIKSLAARFPEGPTRIAAALRELETHGYLRRERRRIPGGRIVTRTISCNQPSPRGQAAPARTPVRTARASAHDTPSPRKGSRPLPAVPHPAHPSPGLLQKATDLLAGLRRIDSRLPLSAQDTGHLAPGVAAWLERDVTPTAVRDALTADLPPDGPRRPAALLAHRLNALLPPLPPARPAAGPPPAVIHPLQNCDGCNRAFRAPERGRCRDCRCDLRGAT
- a CDS encoding flavin reductase family protein; its protein translation is MPRTPLATPAPMIPAAASGHAVGVSNDEFRAAMSQLAAGVVLVTAFEPPLDAEGPSGEDIGMTATAFLSVSLDPPLVLVSLRTGSRMDDLLDEQPHWAVSVLSESQRHIAGRFAMKNRISDRLLFEDIPYVRGEATGAALVGGALATLECRTEQRVEAGDHTLVIGRVLTAAAPIADGGPLAYFRGRYRQLG
- the cdgB gene encoding diguanylate cyclase CdgB, yielding METESEPYVQLASLRQLHEVMADMNTARSLADTLQTVANGVTQALGYELACVNLVRPDGDLVVAAFSGNQAAESLITGRVGSRDSWERRLSMGETWGDLVFIPHTEGWVLDDDDVPQWYTDGPAPRFEDEWHPSDRLFAPMYTPSAQSGGQCGELIGVLSVDRPRNGRRPGAWGREALQMYSFQAAIAISNARLRANMQRALVRLEREQQALRASEESFRQAFEYAPSGMAIAEMGGDQHGRILRTNDALCRLLGRPASAMRRYSFSDLVHPEDIGTLLRTSAEGGRAELRLGRRDGTYVWVSLRNSVVADAADGPRFLLTHVEDIEERKRRELQLAHRASHDSLTGLPNSAELRTRLSSRLCQRSTHAGELESVDAAFGHPTFDANGHGFDFPAGVSEAYDGFDHHVHTVAPQGERDDGTKGLAVLFCDLDGFKSINDRFGHNAGDAVLIEVARRLSQCVRDGDTVARLGGDEFVILANGLGKADAADLAVRLRNEIIQPIRAEGRAVRVGASFGIGWAHCGMTADEVLKSADERMYIEKRSRPKQHRRAG